The Mycolicibacterium mucogenicum DSM 44124 genomic sequence CACGGGTTGATCGGTGCGCCTGTGCAGTACGGCCTGCTGGACAACGCCCGGCGGGCGCGGCTCGGCGTGTCCGTGCAGAACTACCGGCAGGCGATGGGGGAGCTGTTCGCCCCGATGTCGAAAGTCGCGGCCAAGAACCCATATTCGTCGGCGCCGGTGGAGCGCACCGTCGACGAGCTGGTGACCGTCACCGACAAGAACCGGATGATCTGTGACCCCTACCCGCGGCTGATGGTAGCTCGCGATCAGGTGAACATGGGCGCGGCAGCGGTGCTGATGTCCGTGGAGTCGGCGCGCAAACTGGGTGTGTCGGAATCCAAGTGGGTATATCTGCGCGGTCATGCGGACTTGAAGGAGCAGAAGCTGCTTGACCGTCCCGATGTCGGTGCCAGCCCGGCATCGGTGCTGGCCGTGCGGGAAGCGTTGCGGGTGGCTGGAATTGGGATAGACGACGTCTCGGCATTCGACCTGTACAGCTGCTTCCCGTTCCCGGTGTTCAACATCTGTGATGGCGTCGGCCTGGCTGCTGACGATCCGCGGGGGCTGACGCTGACCGGTGGACTGCCGTACTTCGGCGGCCCGGGAAACAACTACTCGCTGCACGGGATCGCGGAGGCGGTCACCCGAATGCGGGAAACCCCAGGCGAATTCGCATTGGTCGGAGCCAACGGGGGCATCGCCAGCAAGTTCTCGGTCGGCATCTATTCGACCGAGCCGGCGGACTGGGTGGCCGACAACAGCGCCGAATTGTGCGCAGAGGTCGCGACGTGGCCGACGATCGCCGTCACCGAGCATGCGAACGGCCCCGCGACCATCGAGACCTACACCGTCCGGTACGACTGGACTCCCAACACCGGCATCATCATCGGGCGCCTCGACGTGGACGGCAGCCGGTTCTTGGCTACGACGACAGACGCCGACCTGATGGCGCTGCTGTGTGATGGCGAGCCGCTCGGTGCGAAGATCGTCGTCACCTCGACTGACGAGGGTAATCGGGCTGTGCTGGCCTGATCTTGGTTGCCGAGATCGACGAAATGGTCGTTCTTGCAAGAGATTAGCGACCAATTCGTCAATCCCGACGCATCAGAACGACAAGGGCGCAGAAGTATCCGTTTAGAAAAACGTCAGCTTGCCCTGACCCACCAGGAAGCCACTCTGGTAGGCGAGGCAGGCGGCGGTACCGTTGTCGATAATGCCGCATTGTGCTTTGCCATCGTCGAATCGCAGGACGTGATGCAAAGGCAAGTTTGGTGCTGTCGGCTGGGCAGGCTTGTCGGGATAGGCCGCCGAAGTGGACTGGCCTCCAACGCCATAACCAGTATCGAACCCCATGCTCCACTCGCCATCCCGACCGGGAATCGGGCCCGCGCAACCGATTGATGCACCCGATGATTCGGTCACGCGGATGAGGCAACGCTGGCCGCTCGGCGTCGAAAAGCGGTACTTTGTGTCAAAATCGGGTCCGTCGGAGTAGTAGCTGCGGGGGTTGGCGGGCGTGTAGTTGCTGAGGTCTGGAAAGTCGACGCCCAGGGGTGTGCCAGGTACTGTCCCGCTTGGTCGTTTGGGTGTACTTGGCGTGCAGCCGATAGCGGTCACGAGAATTGTTGTCGCAATCAGCATTCTTTGACAACGACTGGTGAATGAACGCATTGCCACAGGACCCCTAGAAAAGCACAACATTGTCGAGGTTCACAACGAACCCGTGATCGCCGATGTGACAGGCCGGGGTTCCGACATCAAGGATCCCGCAAGCGATGTCGCCTTGATTGATCTGTAGTGCTTCGTGGCGAGCCAAAGTTGGTGACGGTGTCGCAGGAGGCGTGAAAATTCCAGGTCCACTCTTATTCAGTTCGATGTATATCTTTGCGCCGCTGCCGCGTTCGACACGAAGCGACCATTGGTGCGAGCGGCCCGGAATTGGCCCGACGCAACTGACGCCGTCAGGTTGTGACTCACGGCCCGTGGCAAGGCTGCAACGTAGACCCAAGGGCGTCAAGAAGCCGAATACTGACTTGGCGTCGCTCAGTTTCGAATAACTGCCGGACTCAGCTGCGGTGAATGTGCTGAGGTCTGGAAAATTGACATCCCGTGGCGTCGCTGGATTGTGCGAGCTGTCATCAAACTGCGAACACGCCGTGAGCGGAATTGATGCTGCCGCCACGATTACGACGGCGCCCCACCCGCCAACAAGCCACCCCATGAGCGTCAGTCTATGGGGGTCAATGCGCATGCCCTGACGGAAATCCGGCACAAGAAACTGCGGCGGTCAAGGAACCTTGACCGCCGCAGATCGAGTGTGACTAGGAGCCCCGACAACAAAGCGCGGGACAGATCCTCAGATCCCGAAGTCACTCAGCTTCTTCGCCAGCTTCTCGACATACGCCGACACGGTCGCGTCGTCGCTGTCCGGCAACCCGAACAGCACCTCGGTCACACCGAGCTTCTTCCAGCGCGCCAGCTTGTCGGCGTCGGGCTTGAAGTCCAGCGCGACGATGGTCGGCGCACCCGAACGGCCGGCCGCGGCCCAGGTGTCCTGCAGCAGCTTGACAGGCTCGTCGATGTCGAAGTCGCGCGGCGTCGTGATCCAGCCGTCGGCCGACTTGGCGATCCACTTGAAGTTCTTCTCGGTGCCGGCCGCGCCGACCAGGATCGGGACGTGCGACTGCACGGGCTTCGGCCAGGCCCACGACGGCCCGAACTTCACGAATTCACCGTCGTACTCGGCTTCTTCCTGGGTCCACAGCGCACGCATCGCCTCGAGGTACTCGCGGAGCATGGTGCGCCGCCGGGCCGGCGGGACGTTGTGGTCCTGGAGTTCGTCTGTGTTCCAACCGAATCCGACGCCGACCGACACCCGGCCGCCAGAAAGGTGATCCAGCGTCGCAATCGACTTCGCGAGGGTGATGGGGTCGTGCTCAACGGGCAGCGCCACGGCGGTCGACAGCCGCACCCGCGACGTCACCGACGCGGCCGAGCCGAGCGCGACCCACGGATCCAGCGTCCGCATGTAGCGGTCGTCGGGCAGCGTCTCGTCACCGGTGGTCGGGTGGGCCGCCTGGCGCTTGATCGGGATGTGCGTGTGTTCGGGCACGTAGAAGGTGGTGAAGCCGTGATCGTCGGCCAGTTTGGCGGCGGCGGCGGGCTTGATGCCGCGGTCGCTGGTGAAAAGTACGAGCCCGTAGTCCATACGGTGAATTAGAACGTGTTTCAGTATAGGGCGCAAGGGTGGGTGGCAAGAATGCCAAAGTAGGCCCATTACCTGGGAATTTTCGACGCGATGCAGCCGCTAGACGCCTGTGAACCGATCCGGAGATAACTTCATCGCGAACGTTACCCACGACGGTGACGTACCTCGCTTGTTCACATGGGCCCATGACGACCGAACGCATCGCCGACCACGTCAAGTTCGCCTACTGGGTGCCCAACGTCAGCGGCGGCCTGGTGACCAGTGACATCGAGCAGCGGACCGACTGGAACTACGAATACAACAAGAAGCTCGCGCAGACCGCGGAGAACAACGGCTTCGAGTACGCCCTGAGCCAGGTCCGGTATGAGGCCAGCTACGGCGCCGAATATCAGCACGAATCAACGAGTTTCAGCCTCGCGCTGCTCCTGGCGACCGAACGCCTGAAGGTGATTGCAGCCGTTCACCCGGGCCTCTGGCAGCCGGCGGTGCTCGCGAAACTGGGAGCGACGGCCGACCACCTCTCGAACGGCCGCTTCGCCGTCAACGTCGTCTCCGGTTGGTTCAAGGACGAGTTCACGCACCTGGGCGAGCCCTGGCTGGAACACGACGAGCGCTACCGCCGCAGCGCCGAGTTCCTCCAGGTCCTGCGCAAGATCTGGACCGAGGACGACGTCGACTTCCGCGGCGACTTCTACCGAATCCACGACTTCACGCTGAAGCCCAAGCCGCTCAACACGGCCGAGCGCCCCAACCCGGAACTGTTCCAGGGCGGCAACTCGAGCGCGGCGCGCCGCAACGGCGGCTATTACGCCGACTGGTACTTCTCCAATGGCAAGGACTTCGACGGCGTGACCGAGCAAATCGTCGACGTCCGCGACCACGCCCGCCAGGTTGCCCGGGAGGTCCGGTTCGGGCTGAACGGCTTCATCATCGCGCGCGACACCGAGAAAGAGGCGAAAGAAGTCCTCAAGGAGATCGTCGCGAAGGCCAACCGGCCGGCAGTCGAAGGGTTCCGCCAGGCCGTGCAGCAGGCCGGCAACTCGACCGGCGACAAGAAGGGCATGTGGGCGGATTCGAGCTTCGAAGACCTGGTGCAGTACAACGACGGTTTTCGTACCAAGTTGATCGGAACCCCGGAACAGATCGCCGAACGGATTGCTGCCTACCGCAAACGTGGCGTCGATCTGATCCTCGGTGGCTTCCTGCATTTCCAGGAGGAAATCGAGTACTTCGGAGCCAAGGTGCTGCCGTTGGTGCGGGAAATCGAGGAGGCGGAACAGGACGCCGCGGAGGCGCCGATTCGCGTCCCGGCCTGACGCGTCGGCAAGTTTGCTCAGGGCTGTCGCGGCAGCTCAGGCCGGTACTCGGCGTCTTCAACTGGTGCGAGGCACCCTCAGTGAAGTGCGCTAGCGTGGTTGGTCGAGTCGACAGGTACAGGAGAGGTCATGACGTACCAGCCCGGTAACCCCGGCTACCCGCCCGCCCAACAGCCCGGCCAGTACGGCAACCAGTACGGCGGGCCGACCCAGCAGTTCAACCGTCTGCCCGAGCAGATCCCGGCTGCGCCTGCGGCGCCGGCCGGCCCGAGCAAACTGCCGGAGTACCTGACCATCGCGGTCGCGGCGCTCGGCCTGCTCATCTTCGGCTTCAACTTCGCGCCCCAGTTGGGTGCGGGAGGCCTGGATGCGGGCACCGGCAGCATCCTGACCCAGGCGCCGATCGTCGTCGCCGTGCTGGCCGCGCTGCTCGCCGGCGTCAGCCTGCTGCCCAAGCAGAAGAGCTTCAAGTCGTGGGTCGCGATCCTCGCGGTGCTGGCCTTGCTGCTGGTGGTCAACGAGATCGTGCAGGCGCCCAAGGGCATCGAGGTCGAGTGGGGCCTCTATGTCGTGCTCGCGCTGTCGGTGCTGCAGGCCGGTAGCGCTGTTGCGGCGCTGCTGCTGGACGCCGGCGTCATCCAGCCGCCCGCACCGCGTCCGCAGGCCGATCCGTACAACTACGGCGGACCGGCGCAGGGCTACAACCCGCAGGCTCAGTACTACGGCCAGCAGCCTCAGCAGCAGTACGGCCAGCAGACCGGCCAGCACTTCGGTCAGCAGGGTGGCTACCAGCCGCAGTCCCAGAACGGTCCCATCGGCGGCTACACCGGTGCACAGAGCGCGTCGCAGCACGGCGCCGACTCGGGTCCGCCGACCCCGCCGACCGGGTTCCCCGCGTTCGGTCAGCCGCAGCAGTCGGCCGGCCAGTCGTCGGCCCCGCAGCAGTCGTCGGGTCAGGGTCCGTCGGCGTCCGAGGCCGTGGCCGGATCGTCGTCGTTCACCTCGTCGCCCAGCGTTCCGGGCGCGACGGGATCCGGCTCGGAGCCGACGACGACCTTCCAGCAACCCCCGGCTCCGCAGTAATCGGGTCCGGCTTCGTCATAATCGCTAGGGCGCTCGCGGCACGCGAGTGACGACCTCGCGAGGAGTGACCCAGCTAGTGGATAACCGACCAGTCGGTACGCGCCAGGCGCGTGACCTGCTTCGGGTTGCGTTCGGCCCGTCGGGCATCGCCCTGGCGATCATCGCCGCGCTGGTGCTGATCCAGTTGGTCATCGCCAACAGCGATCTGACCGGTGCGTTCGGCGCGATGGCCAGCATGTGGCTGGGCGTGCACGGCGTGCCGGTGTCGATCGGCGGCGCCGAGCTCGGCGTGATGCCGCTGGCCCCGTTGCTGGCGATGGTCTGGGGCACGGCCCGCACCACGGCCGCGGCGACGCGGCCGGGTGCGTCCTGGTTCGTGGTCCGGTGGATCGTCGCGTCGGCGCTCGGTGGACCACTGCTGATCGCGGCGATCGCGCTCGCGGTGATCCACGATGCGTCGTCGGTGCTCACCGAGCTGCAGACCCCGAGTGCACTCCAGGCGTTCGGCTGCGTCCTGGCGGTGCACGCGGTCGGTGCGGCCATCGGTGTCGGCTCGCGCCTGCAGGGGCGGCTGCTGACCGACGCGCACCTGCCGTACTGGCTGCCCGAGGCGTTGCGCGGGGCCGTCGCCGGCGTGTTGGCGCTGCTCGGCCTGTCGGGATTGGTCGCGGTCGGCTCGATGGTCGTGCACTGGTCGACGATGCACGACCTGTTCGGCATCACCGATTCGGTGTTCGGCCAGCTCAGCCTCACCGTGCTGTCGGCGCTGTACATCCCGAACGTGATGGTCGGCGCCGCCGCGGTGGCCGTCGGCTCGAGTGTGCACGTCGGGCTGGCCACGTTCAGTTCTTTCACGGTGCTCGGCGGCGATGTGCCCGCCGTGCCGGTGCTGGCAGCCGTGCCGTCGCCCCCGCTGGGGCCGGTATGGGTGGCGCTGCTGATCATCGCGGCGGCCTCGGCGGTGGCGGTGGGCCAGCAGTGTTCCCGGCGCCCGGCCCCGTGGCCGATTGCTTTCGCCAAGTTGGCGGTCGCATCGCTCCTGGCCGCGGTGATGATGGTCCTGCTCGCGATCGCCGGCAGCGGTCGCCTGGGCAACTTCGGTGAGCTCGGGGTCGATCAGACGACGTTCGGGCCTGCGGTTTTCCTGTGGTTCGTCTCGATCGGCGGTCTCACGGTCGCCATGGCCGGCGGCCTCACCCGCCGTCCGGCCCGGCCGGCACCCGTCGCGCCGGCTGCGCCCGTCGACGAGGAACCGTATGGCGATGACGTGGCCGACGTCGTCGAGGATGACGAACCCATCACAGAGAAGCTGATCGGTGACGTGTCGGCTGCCGCCGCGGATGTGGACGACGATTCGCATTTCGCGGGTGGCCCGGCATTCGAGCAGGCCACCGAGTCGGAACGCGAACCCGACCCGGAGCCCGCGGCCAAACCCGCCGAACCGCGCCGGCCGGCACGTCCGGAACCGGACATGACCCCGGCGCCGGCGGAGGCCTATCAATCCGGCACCACCGATCGCATCGGTGAGCACGTCGCCTTCGACCCCGACGAGGACCCTGAGGCGCATTTCGTCGTCGACGACGACGGCCACTAGGCTGCTCCCGTGCAGCAACCGGTTCACGTGCCCCCGACTGCGCCGGCGCGGCTCGTCGTTCTGGCGTCCGGGACCGGCTCGCTGCTGGAATCGGTGCTGGCTGCAGCAGTCGGCGACTACCCGGCGCGCGTCGTGGCCGTCGGTACGGATCGTGACTGCCCGGCGCTGCAGATCGGGGCGGCCGCCGGTGCGGCGACGTTCACCACTCGGCTGCGGGACCACCTCGACCGCGCCGCCTGGGACGCCGCACTGACCGAAGCCGTCGCAGTCCATCAGCCGGATCTGGTGGTGTCGGCGGGGTTCATGAAGATCCTCGGCCCGACGTTTCTCGCGCGCTTCCAGGGGCGGGTGCTGAACACCCACCCCGCATTGCTGCCGTCGTTTCCAGGGGCACATGCGGTGGCCGAAGCCCTGGCGTACGGCGTACGGGTCACCGGCAGCACGGTGCACCTGGTGGATGCCGGCACCGATACCGGGCCCATCCTGGCGCAGGAGCCGGTGGCGGTACTCGACAGCGATGACGAATCGTCGCTGCATGAACGGATCAAGGTCGTCGAACGACGACTGTTGGTAGATGTGATCGCCGCGGTGGCCCTCCGCGGCGTGACGTGGAGTGGACGAAAGGCGGCCCTAGGATGACGCGACGACCGATTCGGCGCGCGCTGATCAGCGTGTACGACAAGACCGGCCTGGCTGAGCTGGCCCGCGGGCTGCACGAGGCCGGCGTGACCCTGGTCTCGACCGGTTCGACGGCGAAAACCATTGCTGCCGAGGGTATCCCGGTGACTCCCGTCGAAGAGGTCACCGGCTTCCCGGAGGTGCTCGACGGCCGCGTCAAGACGCTGCACCCGCGCGTGCACGCCGGCCTGCTGGCCGACACCCGCAAGGCCGAGCACCTCGCCGCGCTCGATGAGCTCGGGGTCGAGGCGTTCGAACTCGTTGTGGTGAACCTGTATCCGTTCACCCAGACCGTGGCGTCGGGCGCTTCCGAGGACGAGTGCGTCGAGCAGATCGACATCGGCGGCCCGTCGATGGTCCGCGCTGCGGCGAAGAACCACCCGAGCGTCGCCGTCGTCGTCGACCCGCTGGGGTACGACGGTGTGCTGGCGGCCGTTCGGGACGGTGGCTTCACGCTCGAAGAGCGGAAGAAGCTGGCGTCGTTGGCTTTCCGCCACACCGCCGAGTACGACGTGGCCGTCGCGTCCTGGATGGGTTCGGTGCTGGTGCCCGGCGACGACGAGGCATCCGCTGCCGGTATGCCCGCGTGGCTCGGTTCGACCTGGCGCCGCACCGACGTGCTGCGCTACGGCGAGAACCCGCACCAGAAGGCCGCGCTCTACAGCGACGACGCCGGCTGGCCGGGACTGGCCCAGGCCGAGCAGCTGCACGGAAAAGAGATGTCCTACAACAACTACACCGACGCCGATGCGGCATGGCGGGCGGCGTTCGACCACGAGGACATCTGCGTGGCGATCATCAAGCATGCCAACCCGTGTGGCATTGCGGTGTCGTCGATCTCGGTTGCCGATGCGCACCGCAAGGCGCACGAGTGCGACCCGCTGAGCGCGTTCGGTGGCGTCATCGCGGCCAACACCGCGGTGACCGAGGAGATGGCCGAGACCGTCGCCGACATCTTCACCGAGGTGATCGTCGCTCCTGCCTTCGAACCGGGCGCCGTTGAAATCCTGAGCCGCAAGAAGAACATTCGTATCCTGGTGGCCAGCGAACCTGAGGGCGCCGCAGTCGAATACCGTCAGGTCAGCGGTGGCCTGCTGGTGCAGCAGCGCGACGCGCTCGACGCCGCGGGCGACGACCCGCTGAACTGGACACTGGCGACCGGCAGCCCGGCCGATCCGGAGACGTTGGCCGACTTGGTGTTTGCGTGGCGCGCGTGCCGCGCGGTGAAGTCGAACGCCATCGTGGTCGCCGCCAACGGCGCCACCGTCGGTGTCGGCATGGGCCAGGTGAACCGCGTCGACGCGGCCCGGCTGGCGGTCGAGCGGGGTGGTGACCGAGTCAAGGGCGCCGTCGCTGCCTCCGATGCCTTCTTCCCGTTCCCGGACGGTCTGGAGACCTTGACCAACGCCGGCGTGAAAGCCATTGTGCACCCGGGTGGTTCGGTCCGCGACGACGAAGTGACCGCGGCCGCCGCCGCTGCGGGCATCACGCTGTACCTGACCGGGGCACGGCACTTCGCCCACTAGGTCCTACCGGCTGAATGGCCAGGTCTGCACGGAGATGATCCGTGCAAACCTGGCCATTTGCCGTTCACAGGCTCAGGAGCGCAGCAGTGTCGCGAGCGGTCAGGGCGTCGTCCATGCGCGCCTGCCAGGAGGCGGCCCATCGTTCAGGGAAGCACCGCTGCAGGAGCTCGAGCATGATCGGCACGGCGGTCGAGGCGCCCGGCGACGCGCCCAGCAGCCCTGCGATGGTGCCGTCGGCCGACGCGACCAGTTCGGTGCCCGAGCGCAACGCGCCGATGCGCTCCGGGTCCGGAGTGACGAGCTGAGCCCGCTGTCCCGCCGGTACCAACTCCCAGTCGCCGGGGTCGGCCTCCGGGTAAAACCGTTGCAGCTGTTTGATCTTGCCGGTGAACGGCGTGAGCAACTCGCCGATCAGATAACGCACCAGTGTCAGGCTCTGTAGGGCCGCCGCGGCCAGTACATGCAGGTTGTGCCACCGCAGCGTGGTGAAGAAGTCGGTGAGCTTGCCGCCTTTGAGCAGCTTGGTGCTGAACGTCGCATACGGACCGAACATGAGGTACTCCTCGCCGTCGACGACGCGTTTGTCCAAGTGCGGCACCGACATCGGCGGGGCTCCTATCGCGGCCTGGCCGTACACCTTGGCGTCGTGCCGTGCGACGACGTCGGGTTTCGCGCACCGTAGGAACGCTGCGCCGACGGGCAGCACGCCGTAGCCGCGGACTTCGGGGATGTGCGCGCGCTGCAGCAGGCGCAGGGCGAATCCGCCGGCTCCGACGAACACATGACGTGCCCGCAGT encodes the following:
- a CDS encoding acetyl-CoA acetyltransferase, which encodes MGVDPRTPVIVGVGQFTERLEDPDYRGMSSVDLAAAAAQAALQDTGADVTAVAAAIDTVAGTRQFEISGHVPAPLGKSNNYPRSVAQRIGADPGRAVLEVIGGQSPQHLITEFAGEIVAGRADVVMIMGSENTSSIRYFKGRDDKPDHSETIDGQLEDRGYGYDGIFDEYTVRHGLIGAPVQYGLLDNARRARLGVSVQNYRQAMGELFAPMSKVAAKNPYSSAPVERTVDELVTVTDKNRMICDPYPRLMVARDQVNMGAAAVLMSVESARKLGVSESKWVYLRGHADLKEQKLLDRPDVGASPASVLAVREALRVAGIGIDDVSAFDLYSCFPFPVFNICDGVGLAADDPRGLTLTGGLPYFGGPGNNYSLHGIAEAVTRMRETPGEFALVGANGGIASKFSVGIYSTEPADWVADNSAELCAEVATWPTIAVTEHANGPATIETYTVRYDWTPNTGIIIGRLDVDGSRFLATTTDADLMALLCDGEPLGAKIVVTSTDEGNRAVLA
- a CDS encoding malate:quinone oxidoreductase → MNTVEPEVADVVLIGGGIMSATLGAMLSTLEPQWRIVLVERASDIATESSGPWNNAGTGHSGYCELNYMPDPEDGTAPAQIAEQFQLSRRWWAHLVEQGLLDPATFVHGTPHMDVVFGDHDVAYLRRRFETLSADPLFAGLEFSDDPKTIAEWAPLVMAGRDPAQPIAATRHPGGTDVDFGALTRGLTRIITSNGGEVRLGHDVRRLHQDPDGTWLISGRCTDSHNRFQLRARHVFVGAGGFALRLLQRAHIPEVRGYGVLPVGAAFLRCAKPDVVARHDAKVYGQAAIGAPPMSVPHLDKRVVDGEEYLMFGPYATFSTKLLKGGKLTDFFTTLRWHNLHVLAAAALQSLTLVRYLIGELLTPFTGKIKQLQRFYPEADPGDWELVPAGQRAQLVTPDPERIGALRSGTELVASADGTIAGLLGASPGASTAVPIMLELLQRCFPERWAASWQARMDDALTARDTAALLSL
- the purH gene encoding bifunctional phosphoribosylaminoimidazolecarboxamide formyltransferase/IMP cyclohydrolase, translated to MTRRPIRRALISVYDKTGLAELARGLHEAGVTLVSTGSTAKTIAAEGIPVTPVEEVTGFPEVLDGRVKTLHPRVHAGLLADTRKAEHLAALDELGVEAFELVVVNLYPFTQTVASGASEDECVEQIDIGGPSMVRAAAKNHPSVAVVVDPLGYDGVLAAVRDGGFTLEERKKLASLAFRHTAEYDVAVASWMGSVLVPGDDEASAAGMPAWLGSTWRRTDVLRYGENPHQKAALYSDDAGWPGLAQAEQLHGKEMSYNNYTDADAAWRAAFDHEDICVAIIKHANPCGIAVSSISVADAHRKAHECDPLSAFGGVIAANTAVTEEMAETVADIFTEVIVAPAFEPGAVEILSRKKNIRILVASEPEGAAVEYRQVSGGLLVQQRDALDAAGDDPLNWTLATGSPADPETLADLVFAWRACRAVKSNAIVVAANGATVGVGMGQVNRVDAARLAVERGGDRVKGAVAASDAFFPFPDGLETLTNAGVKAIVHPGGSVRDDEVTAAAAAAGITLYLTGARHFAH
- the purN gene encoding phosphoribosylglycinamide formyltransferase; the encoded protein is MQQPVHVPPTAPARLVVLASGTGSLLESVLAAAVGDYPARVVAVGTDRDCPALQIGAAAGAATFTTRLRDHLDRAAWDAALTEAVAVHQPDLVVSAGFMKILGPTFLARFQGRVLNTHPALLPSFPGAHAVAEALAYGVRVTGSTVHLVDAGTDTGPILAQEPVAVLDSDDESSLHERIKVVERRLLVDVIAAVALRGVTWSGRKAALG
- a CDS encoding DUF5336 domain-containing protein; translation: MTYQPGNPGYPPAQQPGQYGNQYGGPTQQFNRLPEQIPAAPAAPAGPSKLPEYLTIAVAALGLLIFGFNFAPQLGAGGLDAGTGSILTQAPIVVAVLAALLAGVSLLPKQKSFKSWVAILAVLALLLVVNEIVQAPKGIEVEWGLYVVLALSVLQAGSAVAALLLDAGVIQPPAPRPQADPYNYGGPAQGYNPQAQYYGQQPQQQYGQQTGQHFGQQGGYQPQSQNGPIGGYTGAQSASQHGADSGPPTPPTGFPAFGQPQQSAGQSSAPQQSSGQGPSASEAVAGSSSFTSSPSVPGATGSGSEPTTTFQQPPAPQ
- a CDS encoding LLM class F420-dependent oxidoreductase, whose protein sequence is MDYGLVLFTSDRGIKPAAAAKLADDHGFTTFYVPEHTHIPIKRQAAHPTTGDETLPDDRYMRTLDPWVALGSAASVTSRVRLSTAVALPVEHDPITLAKSIATLDHLSGGRVSVGVGFGWNTDELQDHNVPPARRRTMLREYLEAMRALWTQEEAEYDGEFVKFGPSWAWPKPVQSHVPILVGAAGTEKNFKWIAKSADGWITTPRDFDIDEPVKLLQDTWAAAGRSGAPTIVALDFKPDADKLARWKKLGVTEVLFGLPDSDDATVSAYVEKLAKKLSDFGI
- the sfnG gene encoding dimethylsulfone monooxygenase SfnG, producing the protein MTTERIADHVKFAYWVPNVSGGLVTSDIEQRTDWNYEYNKKLAQTAENNGFEYALSQVRYEASYGAEYQHESTSFSLALLLATERLKVIAAVHPGLWQPAVLAKLGATADHLSNGRFAVNVVSGWFKDEFTHLGEPWLEHDERYRRSAEFLQVLRKIWTEDDVDFRGDFYRIHDFTLKPKPLNTAERPNPELFQGGNSSAARRNGGYYADWYFSNGKDFDGVTEQIVDVRDHARQVAREVRFGLNGFIIARDTEKEAKEVLKEIVAKANRPAVEGFRQAVQQAGNSTGDKKGMWADSSFEDLVQYNDGFRTKLIGTPEQIAERIAAYRKRGVDLILGGFLHFQEEIEYFGAKVLPLVREIEEAEQDAAEAPIRVPA
- a CDS encoding DUF6350 family protein — its product is MDNRPVGTRQARDLLRVAFGPSGIALAIIAALVLIQLVIANSDLTGAFGAMASMWLGVHGVPVSIGGAELGVMPLAPLLAMVWGTARTTAAATRPGASWFVVRWIVASALGGPLLIAAIALAVIHDASSVLTELQTPSALQAFGCVLAVHAVGAAIGVGSRLQGRLLTDAHLPYWLPEALRGAVAGVLALLGLSGLVAVGSMVVHWSTMHDLFGITDSVFGQLSLTVLSALYIPNVMVGAAAVAVGSSVHVGLATFSSFTVLGGDVPAVPVLAAVPSPPLGPVWVALLIIAAASAVAVGQQCSRRPAPWPIAFAKLAVASLLAAVMMVLLAIAGSGRLGNFGELGVDQTTFGPAVFLWFVSIGGLTVAMAGGLTRRPARPAPVAPAAPVDEEPYGDDVADVVEDDEPITEKLIGDVSAAAADVDDDSHFAGGPAFEQATESEREPDPEPAAKPAEPRRPARPEPDMTPAPAEAYQSGTTDRIGEHVAFDPDEDPEAHFVVDDDGH